From Flavobacterium alkalisoli, the proteins below share one genomic window:
- a CDS encoding ComF family protein, whose amino-acid sequence MFKSLVNLLYPKTCSGCNETLLDSESVLCTTCRHELPYTQHHLNPENETYNKFYGRLPLEHASSLLYFHKEGIVQQLIHNLKYRGHEEAGKLAGELYVDDLVKTETLQSVTDVIPVPLHKKRLRERGYNQVTEFGRALAKGLGVNYSDNILLRESYTKTQTKKGLSDRAEITRSAFEVSYTEAHHNRHFLLIDDVITTGATLEACGRALLKIPGSRLSIVTIAYAHT is encoded by the coding sequence ATGTTCAAAAGTTTAGTCAACTTATTATATCCAAAAACCTGCTCAGGCTGCAATGAAACGCTATTGGATAGCGAATCGGTACTATGTACTACCTGCAGGCATGAGCTGCCTTACACACAGCACCATCTTAACCCGGAAAACGAAACCTATAACAAATTTTACGGCAGATTGCCATTGGAGCACGCTTCTTCCCTCCTTTATTTCCACAAGGAAGGCATCGTACAACAGCTTATCCATAATCTTAAATACCGTGGACATGAAGAGGCAGGAAAACTTGCAGGAGAACTCTATGTTGATGATTTAGTAAAAACGGAAACATTACAGTCGGTTACCGATGTTATTCCCGTACCGTTACATAAGAAAAGACTAAGGGAACGCGGCTATAATCAGGTTACCGAATTTGGCAGGGCACTGGCAAAAGGTTTAGGTGTAAACTACAGCGACAACATCCTGTTAAGGGAAAGCTATACCAAAACCCAAACTAAAAAAGGATTATCAGACAGGGCAGAAATTACACGTTCTGCTTTTGAAGTTTCTTATACCGAAGCACACCATAACAGGCACTTTTTATTAATTGATGACGTTATTACCACAGGTGCTACCCTCGAGGCTTGCGGCAGGGCATTGCTTAAAATACCGGGAAGCCGCTTAAGCATTGTTACTATTGCTTATGCACATACTTAA
- the thiL gene encoding thiamine-phosphate kinase, whose product MIEDKNQQRTDLGQLGEFGLIEHLTKNIEIKQPSTLTGIGDDAAVLDFKDRKTVVSTDLLIEGVHFDLAYVPLKHLGYKAVVVNVSDICAMNAKPTQITVSIAVSNRFPVEALEELYEGIKLGAKVYDVDIVGGDTTSSQKGMILSITAIGEADAEEIVYRNGANDNDLLVLTGDVGSAYMGLQVLEREKEVFKVNPNSQPDLDAYTYLIERQLKPEARKDVKELLKALEIKPTSMIDVSDGLSSEIIHLCKNSGVGCNLYEEKIPLDPEFINVCEEFNIDSTTVAINGGEDYELLFTIKQDDYDKLKGNPNFTIIGHMTQESEGIHLITRANTKIQLKARGWNALSNENNEQ is encoded by the coding sequence ATGATTGAAGATAAAAACCAACAACGCACTGATTTAGGTCAGCTGGGCGAATTCGGACTTATAGAGCATCTTACAAAGAACATAGAAATAAAACAGCCTTCTACCCTTACCGGTATAGGCGACGATGCTGCCGTACTTGACTTTAAGGACAGGAAAACTGTAGTTTCTACCGACCTGCTTATAGAAGGCGTGCATTTTGACCTGGCCTATGTTCCGTTAAAGCACTTAGGCTACAAAGCCGTAGTAGTTAACGTGAGTGACATTTGTGCCATGAACGCAAAACCTACCCAAATTACGGTTTCTATAGCGGTATCTAACCGTTTTCCGGTAGAAGCACTGGAAGAATTGTATGAAGGTATTAAACTGGGCGCAAAAGTTTATGATGTAGACATTGTGGGCGGTGATACAACTTCGTCTCAAAAAGGAATGATTTTAAGCATTACCGCCATAGGCGAGGCAGATGCCGAAGAGATAGTGTACCGCAACGGCGCTAACGATAACGATTTGTTGGTACTAACCGGTGATGTAGGCTCGGCTTATATGGGGTTACAGGTACTTGAAAGGGAAAAAGAGGTATTTAAGGTAAACCCAAACAGCCAGCCCGATTTAGACGCTTATACTTACCTTATTGAACGCCAACTGAAGCCTGAAGCGCGCAAAGACGTAAAAGAGCTCTTAAAAGCGCTTGAAATTAAGCCTACGTCGATGATTGATGTTTCTGACGGACTGTCATCGGAGATTATTCACCTATGTAAGAACAGTGGTGTGGGATGTAACCTGTATGAAGAGAAAATCCCGCTTGATCCTGAGTTTATAAATGTATGTGAAGAGTTTAATATAGATAGTACCACAGTTGCCATAAACGGAGGTGAGGATTATGAGTTACTGTTTACCATTAAACAGGATGACTACGATAAACTGAAAGGTAATCCTAACTTTACTATTATAGGCCACATGACACAGGAAAGCGAAGGCATACACCTTATTACCCGTGCCAACACTAAAATACAGCTTAAGGCAAGAGGCTGGAATGCTTTGAGTAACGAAAATAACGAACAATAA
- a CDS encoding Ig-like domain-containing protein, translated as MYRNRFLLYITLALFISLLSLNSCAKRGTITGGPKDSIPPVLVYSTPDNMSTEFKGNEIQINFSEYIKVKDISKQLIISPPMKNTPTIYPMGSASKYIRIKIKDTLEDNTTYSFNFGQSITDNNEGNPYSQFKFVFSTGTYIDSLTLGGKIKDAFEKKPDNFVTVMLYEANDTYNDSIVYKEKPRYITNTLDSMVNYKLENLKEGKYYVVALKDKNNNYKFDPASDKIAFLNKPITVPNDSLYELNLFMEKKPFKALKPVQASSNRYFAGYEGDGRDVTIEVKNAATKELIKTITSKVPEKDSLQIWTPRDINSVADSLLVSIRKNDSLREFVVKTKEMKAADSLGVDAVQKGTLHFRDKFAIFASTPLVKIDTTKIALINKDSVAVPYTTKYDELKQQLEFDFKKEEEQKYNFTLLPGALKDFYEMENDTLSYTVTTKLYSNYGNLRISLRNANRFPLILEIFNTKDKVIGTAYIENESQAREIAFDAIAADKYSVRVIYDGNGNREWDSGNYLEKRQPEEVFYYLEGIKPKEIDIRENWDAIETITLP; from the coding sequence ATGTACAGGAACCGATTTCTGCTTTATATCACACTTGCTTTATTTATATCCCTTTTATCGCTTAACAGTTGCGCAAAAAGAGGAACTATAACCGGTGGACCTAAAGATTCCATACCTCCGGTACTGGTATACAGCACACCTGATAATATGTCTACTGAATTTAAAGGTAACGAGATTCAGATAAACTTTAGCGAATACATTAAGGTAAAGGACATAAGCAAGCAGCTTATCATTTCCCCTCCAATGAAAAACACACCTACCATTTACCCAATGGGAAGTGCCAGCAAATACATACGCATAAAAATTAAAGACACACTGGAGGACAACACAACCTACAGCTTTAACTTCGGGCAAAGTATTACCGATAATAATGAGGGTAACCCTTACTCACAGTTTAAATTCGTTTTCTCTACAGGAACCTATATTGATTCCCTTACATTAGGCGGAAAAATTAAGGATGCCTTTGAAAAAAAGCCCGATAATTTTGTTACGGTTATGCTTTATGAGGCTAACGATACCTACAACGACTCTATAGTTTATAAGGAAAAACCACGCTACATAACCAACACGCTGGACAGTATGGTAAACTACAAGTTAGAAAACCTTAAGGAAGGCAAATACTATGTAGTGGCATTAAAAGACAAAAACAACAATTATAAGTTTGACCCTGCATCCGATAAGATTGCATTTCTTAATAAGCCAATAACAGTTCCTAACGATTCGCTTTATGAACTTAATCTCTTTATGGAGAAAAAGCCTTTTAAAGCGCTTAAACCTGTACAGGCATCATCAAACCGTTATTTTGCAGGATATGAAGGCGATGGCAGAGATGTAACCATCGAAGTTAAAAATGCTGCGACAAAAGAACTTATAAAAACCATAACCTCTAAGGTTCCAGAAAAGGACTCACTACAGATATGGACACCAAGAGACATTAACAGTGTAGCCGACTCACTATTGGTTTCGATTAGGAAAAATGATTCTCTAAGAGAATTTGTAGTAAAAACCAAAGAAATGAAAGCAGCCGATTCACTTGGTGTGGATGCCGTTCAAAAAGGAACATTACACTTTAGGGATAAGTTTGCCATATTTGCCAGCACACCACTTGTAAAAATAGACACCACAAAGATTGCACTTATCAATAAAGATTCAGTAGCTGTTCCTTACACCACTAAGTACGATGAACTGAAACAACAGTTGGAGTTTGACTTTAAAAAAGAGGAAGAACAAAAATATAACTTTACCCTTTTACCGGGAGCGCTTAAAGATTTCTACGAAATGGAAAACGACACTTTAAGCTATACCGTAACTACAAAACTATATTCGAATTATGGAAACCTGCGTATTAGCCTGCGCAACGCAAACCGTTTCCCTCTTATACTGGAAATATTTAATACGAAGGACAAAGTAATAGGGACTGCTTACATAGAAAATGAAAGCCAGGCCAGAGAAATTGCTTTTGATGCTATTGCTGCCGATAAATATTCTGTCAGGGTAATATATGACGGCAACGGCAACCGCGAATGGGATAGCGGAAACTATCTGGAAAAACGCCAGCCTGAAGAGGTATTTTATTATCTGGAAGGTATTAAGCCTAAAGAAATTGATATTAGGGAAAACTGGGATGCTATCGAAACTATTACTTTACCATAG
- a CDS encoding pentapeptide repeat-containing protein has product MTERELLENIANGKYKFNGEVFSSNISLKSIKLLKTLQFRNCEFNRKFLLRDIYSGSCSINFYNCSFHNFEIEYCDINTLELLAVKKISNLKVHDCKFQQLLLRDHNAIECYYEIFQTQINQLFICTKINNSKGVFNSSINIISEKTLQASFLSSKFGHLEIDGNYGYFDFRKNEINTSSNFFKINTNKAYFNNSNFGPISKFNSCNFESTASFKECGNISHNIFFQICTFKEQVYFTNANFNHFEITDTSFESRASFDNLETNTIRLHLVSFIKTAYFDNLKINLLTNKKNFKAWKTDTAKQWRSTLRQIKQELQKAENRIDYNRFRGYELQAYYQELDWKNNFKDKAILWATKASTGFEHSWTKALRFVLTGAAIFYTLFFISENYMLTLNLNLSSIKDFVSGYFRFLIVTDFYNPLEEKRIFIDNSNTIGWIIFILGKIVLAFGIYEMIQAFRKFKA; this is encoded by the coding sequence ATGACTGAACGGGAATTACTTGAAAATATTGCTAATGGTAAATATAAATTTAATGGTGAAGTTTTTTCTTCAAACATCTCACTAAAATCAATTAAATTATTAAAAACTCTACAATTCAGGAACTGCGAATTCAACCGCAAATTCCTATTGAGAGATATCTACAGCGGCTCCTGTTCAATAAATTTTTACAATTGCAGTTTTCATAATTTTGAAATTGAATATTGTGATATAAATACTCTTGAGCTTTTAGCTGTTAAAAAGATCAGTAACCTTAAAGTCCATGATTGTAAATTTCAACAACTATTATTAAGAGACCACAATGCCATTGAATGTTATTATGAAATTTTTCAAACACAAATAAATCAATTATTTATTTGTACTAAAATAAATAATTCTAAAGGCGTATTTAACTCCAGCATTAATATTATTTCCGAAAAAACACTCCAAGCCAGCTTTTTATCGTCCAAATTTGGACATCTTGAAATTGATGGAAATTATGGATATTTTGATTTTAGAAAAAATGAAATCAATACATCTAGTAACTTTTTTAAAATAAACACTAATAAAGCATATTTTAATAACTCAAACTTTGGGCCTATTAGTAAATTCAACAGCTGCAATTTTGAATCTACAGCAAGTTTCAAAGAATGTGGCAATATATCCCATAATATATTTTTCCAAATATGTACTTTTAAAGAACAGGTATATTTCACTAATGCCAATTTTAACCATTTTGAAATCACTGATACTTCATTTGAATCTAGAGCATCATTTGATAATTTGGAAACCAACACCATTCGATTACATTTAGTTAGCTTTATAAAAACAGCTTATTTTGATAATTTAAAAATCAACCTATTAACTAATAAGAAAAATTTTAAAGCTTGGAAAACCGACACTGCTAAACAATGGCGAAGTACATTAAGACAAATTAAACAAGAACTTCAAAAAGCAGAAAACCGTATTGACTATAACCGATTTAGAGGATATGAATTACAAGCTTATTATCAAGAATTAGATTGGAAAAATAATTTTAAAGACAAAGCCATATTATGGGCTACAAAAGCATCTACAGGCTTTGAACATAGCTGGACAAAAGCATTGCGTTTTGTGTTAACAGGAGCGGCAATTTTCTACACCTTATTTTTCATTTCAGAAAATTACATGCTAACCCTAAATTTAAATCTATCCTCAATAAAAGATTTTGTATCCGGGTATTTTAGATTTCTAATTGTAACTGACTTTTACAATCCTCTGGAGGAAAAACGAATTTTTATTGACAATAGTAATACTATAGGTTGGATTATATTCATCTTAGGTAAAATTGTTTTGGCTTTTGGTATCTACGAGATGATACAGGCTTTCAGGAAGTTTAAGGCATAA
- a CDS encoding response regulator: MKKEGPIVIIEDDEDDILIFGEVLKSFNLPNELVFINDSTKAIPYLEQKHINPFMVISDINMPKMSGFELRDAICKDPYLTQKTKPFIFFTTVGNGYTIEEAFKRDVQGYFHKTPDLNQLTETLKEVITFWQDIEEAEPNNPELCV, from the coding sequence ATGAAAAAAGAAGGCCCCATAGTTATAATTGAAGACGACGAGGACGATATATTAATTTTTGGAGAGGTTCTTAAAAGTTTTAACCTGCCTAACGAATTGGTGTTTATAAACGACAGTACCAAAGCTATTCCCTATCTTGAACAGAAGCACATCAACCCTTTTATGGTGATTTCTGATATCAATATGCCTAAAATGAGTGGGTTTGAACTGCGCGATGCCATTTGTAAAGATCCCTACCTTACCCAAAAGACCAAACCTTTTATATTTTTTACCACAGTTGGCAACGGCTACACCATAGAAGAAGCCTTTAAACGCGATGTACAGGGCTATTTCCATAAAACACCGGATCTTAATCAACTCACCGAAACCCTTAAAGAGGTAATTACCTTTTGGCAGGATATTGAGGAGGCAGAACCTAACAACCCTGAATTATGTGTTTAA
- a CDS encoding DUF2541 domain-containing protein has product MKNVIKLITICLFLAVSPKALAQDWTTIAEKTVNFKAEKDVVTPRGNEKNIDKIRIKCTEGTVKLKKVHVEMSDGAKKDYDAKGVGVLTKGMTSLAWDLPGKSGELKIKKIELEYDSVGNMLVTKKAKVEVQGRVSH; this is encoded by the coding sequence ATGAAAAATGTAATCAAACTAATCACCATTTGCCTGTTTTTGGCTGTTTCACCAAAAGCTTTGGCGCAGGACTGGACTACGATTGCCGAAAAGACGGTTAACTTTAAAGCCGAAAAAGATGTGGTAACACCACGCGGTAACGAAAAGAATATAGATAAGATACGTATTAAATGTACTGAGGGTACTGTAAAGCTAAAGAAGGTACACGTGGAAATGAGCGACGGTGCCAAAAAAGACTATGATGCCAAAGGGGTAGGCGTACTTACAAAAGGGATGACCTCACTGGCATGGGACTTGCCCGGTAAAAGCGGCGAACTTAAAATCAAAAAAATTGAACTTGAGTATGATTCCGTAGGGAATATGCTGGTTACCAAAAAAGCTAAGGTCGAGGTACAGGGAAGAGTTTCACATTAA
- the lepA gene encoding translation elongation factor 4 translates to MKNIRNFCIIAHIDHGKSTLADRLLDATQTVTAREQQAQLLDNMDLERERGITIKSHAIQMDYMHNGEKYTLNLIDTPGHVDFSYEVSRSIAACEGALLIVDAAQSIQAQTISNLYLALENDLEIIPVLNKVDLPSANPEEVSDDIVDLLGCKLEDIIPASGKTGFGVDKILEAIIDRIPAPKGDPEEPLQALIFDSVYNPFRGIEVIFRVINGSISKGQKVKFMATGKEYFADEIGTLKLNQVPKQEIKTGDVGYLISGIKEAREVKVGDTITDAKTPTQNMIAGFENVKPMVFAGIYPVDTEDYEELRNSMEKLQLNDASLVFAPESSAALGFGFRCGFLGMLHMEIIQERLEREFDMTVITTVPNVSYHAYTKKEPEKAIIVNNPSDLPEPSKLDHVEEPYIKATIITKSDFVGNVMSLCIEKRGLITNQTYLTTERVELTFDMPLAEIVFDFYDRLKTVSKGYASFDYHPIGMRTSKLVRLDVLLNAQPVDALSALIHEDNAYNIGKKMCEKLKELIPRQQFDIPIQAAIGVKVISRETVKALRKDVTAKCYGGDISRKRKLLEKQKKGKKRMRQVGNVEIPQEAFMAVLKLND, encoded by the coding sequence ACCCTGGCCGACAGGCTTCTGGATGCCACACAAACTGTTACTGCGCGCGAGCAGCAGGCACAGTTACTGGACAATATGGATCTTGAGCGTGAAAGGGGTATTACCATTAAAAGCCATGCCATACAAATGGATTACATGCATAATGGCGAAAAATACACCCTTAACCTTATTGACACCCCGGGCCACGTAGACTTCTCTTATGAAGTATCGCGTTCCATTGCTGCGTGTGAAGGAGCTTTGCTTATTGTAGATGCTGCACAAAGCATACAGGCGCAAACCATATCTAACCTTTACCTTGCACTGGAAAACGATCTTGAAATTATTCCGGTACTTAACAAGGTAGACTTACCAAGCGCCAATCCGGAAGAGGTAAGTGACGATATCGTAGACCTTTTAGGCTGTAAACTTGAAGACATTATTCCTGCCAGTGGTAAAACCGGTTTTGGAGTAGACAAAATATTAGAAGCGATTATTGACCGAATACCGGCACCTAAAGGTGATCCGGAAGAGCCGTTACAGGCGCTTATTTTCGACTCGGTTTATAACCCTTTCCGTGGTATTGAAGTTATATTCAGGGTAATTAACGGTTCTATAAGCAAAGGACAAAAAGTTAAGTTTATGGCAACGGGCAAAGAATATTTTGCCGACGAAATTGGTACGCTTAAACTAAACCAGGTTCCTAAACAGGAAATAAAAACAGGTGACGTAGGTTACCTTATTTCCGGTATTAAGGAAGCTCGTGAGGTAAAAGTGGGTGATACCATTACCGATGCCAAAACGCCAACCCAAAATATGATTGCCGGTTTTGAGAACGTAAAACCGATGGTATTTGCGGGTATTTATCCGGTGGACACCGAAGATTATGAAGAGCTTAGAAACTCGATGGAAAAACTTCAGTTAAATGATGCTTCCCTTGTTTTTGCTCCCGAAAGTTCGGCTGCACTTGGTTTTGGTTTCCGATGCGGATTCTTAGGAATGCTTCACATGGAGATTATCCAGGAGCGTTTGGAACGTGAGTTTGATATGACAGTAATTACTACTGTTCCCAACGTATCGTACCATGCCTACACTAAAAAAGAACCTGAAAAGGCAATTATAGTAAACAACCCTTCCGACTTACCGGAACCCTCTAAACTGGATCACGTAGAGGAACCTTACATTAAGGCCACGATTATTACAAAGAGCGACTTCGTAGGAAACGTAATGAGCCTTTGTATAGAAAAACGTGGTTTGATTACGAACCAAACGTATCTTACAACAGAACGTGTGGAGCTTACTTTTGATATGCCGCTTGCCGAGATTGTATTCGACTTTTACGACAGGTTAAAAACGGTATCTAAAGGATATGCTTCGTTTGACTACCACCCTATAGGTATGCGTACCTCTAAGCTTGTACGTTTAGATGTACTTCTTAACGCACAGCCGGTAGATGCCCTTTCGGCTCTTATCCACGAGGATAACGCTTACAACATCGGTAAAAAAATGTGTGAAAAGCTTAAGGAGCTTATACCGCGCCAGCAGTTTGATATTCCTATTCAGGCAGCTATCGGGGTTAAGGTAATATCAAGGGAAACAGTTAAAGCCCTTCGTAAGGACGTGACCGCAAAATGTTACGGTGGTGATATTTCACGTAAACGTAAGCTACTTGAAAAACAGAAAAAAGGTAAAAAACGTATGCGCCAGGTAGGTAACGTAGAGATACCACAGGAAGCGTTTATGGCAGTACTTAAACTAAATGACTAA
- a CDS encoding glycine--tRNA ligase has product MAKQEDIFKNVISHAKEYGYIFPSSEIYDGLSAVYDYGQNGAELKKNIREYWWKSMVQMHENIVGIDASIFMHPTTWKASGHVDAFNDPLIDNKDSKKRYRADVLIEDYAEKLNQKAQKEIDKAKDRYGDAFNEEEFKATNARTKEYLEKKDAILKRMANSLETENLADVKALIEELGIADPETGSKNWTEVRQFNLMFGTKLGAEASTAMDLYLRPETAQGIFVNFLNVQKTGRMKIPFGIAQTGKAFRNEIVARQFIFRMREFEQMEMQFFVRPGEEMKWYEYWKETRLKWHKSLGLGEENYRFHDHEKLAHYANAAADIEFNFPFGFKELEGIHSRTDFDLKAHEQFSGKKLQFFDTELNQNYVPYVVETSVGLDRMFLAVFSTSLKEETLEDGSTRTVLSLPAVLAPTKAAVLPLIKRDGLPEVAREIIEDLKWDFNVAYDEKDAVGRRYRRQDALGTPFCITVDHQTLEDQTVTIRHRDTMQQDRVKISELRGIINEEVSVRNWLMKMK; this is encoded by the coding sequence ATGGCAAAACAGGAAGATATTTTTAAGAATGTAATTTCGCATGCTAAAGAATACGGATACATATTTCCGTCAAGCGAAATATACGATGGATTAAGTGCTGTGTATGACTACGGTCAAAACGGTGCCGAACTAAAAAAGAACATCAGGGAATACTGGTGGAAATCAATGGTGCAGATGCATGAGAACATTGTAGGTATAGATGCCTCAATATTTATGCATCCTACAACGTGGAAAGCATCGGGACACGTAGATGCTTTTAACGACCCTTTGATTGACAATAAGGATTCCAAAAAAAGATACAGGGCAGACGTTTTAATTGAAGACTATGCCGAGAAGCTTAACCAAAAAGCTCAAAAAGAAATAGACAAGGCAAAAGACCGTTATGGCGATGCCTTTAATGAGGAGGAGTTTAAGGCTACTAATGCACGTACTAAGGAGTACCTTGAAAAGAAAGATGCTATACTTAAGCGTATGGCTAACAGTTTGGAAACCGAAAACCTTGCCGATGTAAAGGCGCTTATAGAGGAGCTTGGTATTGCCGATCCTGAAACAGGATCTAAAAACTGGACAGAGGTACGTCAGTTTAACCTTATGTTTGGTACTAAACTGGGTGCAGAGGCTTCTACTGCAATGGATTTATACCTTCGTCCGGAAACTGCCCAGGGTATATTTGTAAACTTCCTTAATGTGCAAAAAACAGGAAGGATGAAAATTCCTTTTGGTATAGCACAAACAGGTAAGGCTTTCCGTAACGAGATTGTGGCAAGACAGTTTATTTTCCGTATGAGGGAGTTCGAACAAATGGAAATGCAGTTCTTTGTTCGTCCGGGTGAGGAAATGAAATGGTATGAATACTGGAAAGAAACAAGATTAAAATGGCATAAATCTCTTGGACTTGGTGAGGAGAACTACCGTTTCCACGACCATGAGAAGCTGGCTCACTATGCTAATGCTGCTGCCGACATTGAGTTTAACTTCCCGTTTGGGTTTAAAGAGCTTGAAGGTATTCACTCAAGAACCGATTTCGACCTTAAAGCACACGAACAGTTTTCAGGTAAAAAGCTTCAGTTCTTTGATACGGAGCTTAACCAGAACTATGTGCCTTATGTGGTGGAAACATCAGTGGGTCTTGACAGGATGTTCCTAGCGGTATTCTCAACTTCATTAAAAGAGGAAACCCTTGAAGACGGTTCTACACGTACCGTACTTAGCCTGCCGGCTGTACTGGCGCCTACTAAAGCTGCCGTACTTCCGCTAATCAAGAGAGACGGACTTCCGGAAGTTGCCCGCGAAATTATAGAAGATCTTAAATGGGACTTCAATGTGGCTTATGACGAGAAAGATGCAGTAGGACGTCGTTACAGAAGACAGGATGCTCTAGGTACTCCGTTCTGTATTACGGTAGATCACCAAACGCTGGAGGATCAAACGGTAACTATCCGTCACCGTGATACTATGCAGCAGGATAGGGTGAAGATATCGGAATTAAGAGGTATCATCAACGAAGAGGTTTCGGTAAGAAACTGGCTCATGAAAATGAAATAA
- a CDS encoding amidohydrolase, translating to MNITLIQTALQWENHEANRQNFTRIINSIGEHTDLVVLPEMFATGFTMKPELVAEDMEGETVQWMKAIASQKGFAITGSLVIKEGGNYYNRLCFVYPDGSIKTYDKRHLFTLAGEDKAYTSGSEKLIVEYKGWKICPLVCYDLRFPAFSRNLEDYDLLLYVANWPSPRVLAWDALLKARSIENMCYTAGVNRVGQDENGHNYPGHSQVLDCLGNELAKASDGEEVITISLDKEAMLQTRKRFGFLNDRDTYTMVK from the coding sequence ATGAACATAACCCTTATACAAACGGCCCTGCAATGGGAAAACCACGAAGCAAACAGGCAGAATTTTACCAGGATAATAAACAGTATTGGTGAACATACAGATCTTGTTGTATTGCCTGAAATGTTTGCAACGGGCTTTACCATGAAGCCGGAATTGGTCGCCGAAGACATGGAAGGTGAAACGGTGCAATGGATGAAAGCTATTGCTTCTCAAAAGGGTTTTGCCATAACAGGCAGCCTTGTAATTAAGGAAGGCGGAAATTATTATAACAGGCTATGTTTTGTGTATCCTGACGGTAGTATTAAAACCTATGACAAGCGCCATTTGTTTACCCTTGCGGGAGAGGATAAAGCCTATACATCGGGTAGTGAAAAACTGATAGTAGAATATAAAGGGTGGAAGATATGCCCTCTAGTGTGTTATGATCTTCGTTTTCCTGCTTTTTCCCGTAACCTGGAGGATTATGATTTGTTGCTTTATGTGGCTAACTGGCCTTCACCAAGGGTACTGGCGTGGGATGCCCTTTTAAAGGCTCGCAGTATAGAGAATATGTGCTATACGGCAGGCGTTAATAGGGTAGGTCAGGATGAGAACGGACACAATTATCCGGGGCATTCTCAGGTATTGGATTGTTTGGGTAATGAATTGGCAAAGGCATCAGACGGCGAAGAGGTAATAACCATTTCGCTGGATAAAGAAGCCATGTTGCAAACCCGTAAAAGATTTGGATTTCTAAACGACAGGGATACTTATACTATGGTAAAGTAA